One genomic region from Athalia rosae chromosome 3, iyAthRosa1.1, whole genome shotgun sequence encodes:
- the LOC105691001 gene encoding uncharacterized protein F54H12.2-like yields MAFLHARSSECTKSELDLFSVPPTQTSIESGQWIHYKPVSSLTDDSPIEFAVPGHGDEYIDLAHTMLSLRVQLRRTKEETTASASKDASTTPWVTPINNLLHSMFNQVDIFFNQKPVSPANNSYAYRAYIETLLNYAPNAKQSHLTAGLWYDNKNGETDICEPRGNDVALMNGFIKRNEIMRNGRVVDLIGHLHCDVFNQEKFLLNGVELRVRLVRSRDSFCLMETEALHTLHILEASLLVRRVKISPGILLAHARTLAKGTAKYPVTRVEVKAFTIHAGVQAETLDNVILGQLPKRVILGLVSNKAFNGDRKRNPFNFQHFMLNYLSLYVDGIQIPSKALQPSFGKNGVYVDTYHTLFSGTGVHFLNEGCGIGRLHYEMGNCLTAFDLTPDLAANCSSHWSLIKHGTLRIELRFDDALKETINCIVYAEFDNIIEVDASRQVVTDFGG; encoded by the coding sequence ATGGCTTTTCTACACGCGCGTTCGAGTGAGTGCACGAAATCCGAATTGGATTTATTCTCTGTACCTCCGACacaaacctcgatcgaaagcGGACAATGGATACACTACAAGCCGGTTTCGTCTCTAACCGATGACTCTCCGATCGAATTCGCTGTACCGGGGCACGGTGACGAGTACATCGACCTTGCCCACACTATGCTGAGCTTACGCGTACAATTACGCCGAACAAAAGAGGAAACAACCGCATCGGCGAGCAAGGACGCTTCTACTACACCATGGGTGACCCCTATAAATAACTTACTTCACTCAATGTTCAATCaagtggatatatttttcaatcaaaaaccGGTATCACCAGCCAACAACTCTTACGCCTACCGCGCCTACATAGAGACGCTGCTGAATTACGCACCGAACGCTAAACAATCGCATCTTACGGCTGGACTGTGGTACGATAACAAGAACGGCGAAACAGATATTTGCGAACCGCGTGGAAACGACGTAGCCTTAATGAACGGTTTCATCAAACGCAACGAAATCATGCGAAACGGACGCGTCGTAGATTTGATCGGACATCTCCACTGCGACGTCTTTAATCAGGAAAAGTTTTTACTGAACGGTGTGGAACTACGAGTACGCCTCGTACGCTCGAGAGATAGCTTCTGCCTTATGGAAACTGAAGCGCTGCATACTCTACATATTCTAGAAGCATCTTTACTCGTGCGCCGGGTGAAAATCAGCCCAGGTATATTGCTGGCACATGCAAGAACTCTAGCCAAGGGTACGGCAAAATATCCGGTTACCCGAGTTGAAGTCAAAGCCTTCACCATTCATGCCGGCGTGCAGGCTGAGACGCTGGACAACGTCATACTCGGACAACTACCGAAACGCGTCATTTTGGGGCTAGTCAGCAACAAGGCTTTCAACGGTGACAGAAAACGGAATCCCTTCAACTTTCAACATTTCATGCTGAATTATCTATCGTTGTACGTCGACGGCATTCAAATACCCTCGAAAGCTTTGCAACCGAGCTTTGGAAAGAACGGCGTATACGTCGACACGTATCACACTTTATTCTCTGGGACCGGAGTACATTTTCTCAACGAGGGCTGCGGTATCGGACGACTACACTACGAAATGGGAAATTGTCTCACAGCATTTGACCTAACGCCTGATCTTGCGGCCAACTGTTCGTCTCACTGGTCACTCATCAAACACGGAACACTCAGGATTGAATTACGCTTCGACGATGCACTCAAAGAAACTATTAACTGTATCGTGTACGCGGAATTCGACAATATTATTGAAGTCGATGCATCGCGTCAGGTTGTCACAGATTTCGGCGGTTAG